The region AACAGCTTTGCCCCTCGGCGTCCCCCTGAGTCACCCGCACACTCGGCCTTGGGAAAAGTTGGCTTCCAGCAGCCATTTCTGCCGAGCACTGCAAAGCTGCCCCCTCGGCTTGTGTTAAAAGGGGGAAACCCCCCAGCACCACCCGTGCTCATGACCTGGCCGCAGAAGAAAGGCTACTCGGCGGGGGACGGTGGCCACAAAGCCCTCGAAGGAGCGAGCCTCAGGCCAGCCGGCTGGTGCGGGAACCGGCCGTAGGACGAGAGCAGCAGGCGCTGCCCGGGCCGGGGCACTGCGGGGTCAGGTCGGAAGGGGGCTGGGACGGTGCCGGGAGCCAGCGCTGGGGTGAAGGTGACGCCTGTGGGTGCAGacatggggtggggggtgcaACACCCGGTGCCCGGGGGTGCAGCGCCCGGGAGGCGGCGAGCCAGGCGGACGCCCACACTGGGTGCCGGGGTGCCCGTGCCGTACCCAGCCCGGCGCCCACCGCAGGGCCTCCGCGCCCCcgtccccgctccccgccccaGTGCAGCCGGGGTGCCGTGCCCGGTGCCGGGTCCCGTTCCCCCATGCCACACCCCGGCGCAGGTGCCGGGGTGCCGGTGGCGGTGCCGGTGCTCACACGCCGAGGTCGCTGTAGGTGTTGTAGAACTCCATGTGGTTGCAGGCCTGGATCCAGCCCACCACCCAGGTGTGCCGCCGGGCGATGGGCGGCATGAGGACGCGGGCCGAGGCGCGGAAGTAGGGCGTGCGGTACCGCAGCACCACCGGCGAGCTCTCCTCGATGGCGGTGGCCGCCGGCTCGATGGTGGCCGACACGTCCGACACCACGATCTGCTCCCGACGCACCCGCGCCTTGCAGGCCACGCTCTGCAGGCACCCCATCGCCGCCGCCGAGCCGTCGtcacccgccgccgccgagccgcggggccgggggggcggcccgtccccccgccgccgccgccgccgccgcccgcccgccgcgcatCGCCGCCCGCGCACCGGCGCCCGCACCGGCGCCGGCAGGGCGaaggcgccgccgccgcgcctcTTGCGGCCCTCGCCGGCTGCCGTATGCCGGCCGGGGCGGGCACGTGcgcggggggaggcggggcgCGCCCACGGATCCCCgccccggggcgcggcgggagggagggtgggaggggggaCCTCCCCtccgccagggggcgccgcagccccgccccgcggcgTCGTGGCTCCACGGCAACCGGCTGCGTCACGGGGGGGCGGCGGAAGAGGAagcggggccgcgccggggccgccTGGTACCAGGGGAGCCGGGGTGCGGGGGGGAGCGCGGGCGCCGAACACCCGGGGGTGCCCTTGAGGGGGTCCCGGGCACACACCGGGAGGGGGGAACTGGGCCCCGGCGGTGCGGTAGCGGGAGGCCGGGGTGCCGGGCAGGGTGCGGGGGCAGGCCCGGGGCTTGCAGGCAGCGGGGCCCGTAGCAGgttgcggggaggggggagaagcaGGCCCGGGCAGGGGGTGACGTGCAGGCTCCTGGGCGGCTCGCCCGGGTCCCGTTGCCAGAGCAGGCCTGGCAGCCGGTGACCGGcccccacctctcccaggcCACCTCCCCTCGCCATGCCGAGCCCCCGGAGCAGCCGTGAGCGACgcgccggcagcagcagccgcctgGAGTTCCTGTCCCTGGTGAGCCAGCGCAGCCCCGGCACCCCGGACAGCCCGTCACGCCGCAAGGAGTCGGGCAGCTCCGCGGCGGCCCCGCTGCCCGAGGAGGACTGCATGAAGCTGAACCCCTCCTTCCTGGGCATCGCCCTCAGCTCCCTGCTCGCCATCGACCTCTGGGCCTCCAAGCGCCTGGGCGTCTGCGCTGGAGAGGGCTCGGCCTGGGGCAGCGCACGCCCCCTGATGAAGGTCATCGAGATTTCGGGGCACGGCATCCCCTGGGTGCTCGGCACCTTCTACGGGCTCTGCCAGAGCGACAGCTCAGCGGCCAGGGAGGTGCTGCTCAACCTGCTCTTTGGTGAGGCTGGGGGCTCACCGAAaggctctgcaggcaggggctggctggAGCCGAGGGGGGAGGATGGGACCTGAAGGATGGGGCAGAGCCGAGTAAAcctcagcctcctccagccccgaGGGAGGCAGCTGATTTTGAGTAACTGGTGCAGGCTTATCTGGGGTGTCTGGTACCAGAGCGAGTaaccctgcagctgcagggcacgGTGGTGTGGGTATGGCTCATCTGTCACAGCTCCAACCACACCCTGTGAAACTCCTGACAGCTAAACTGCTCCTGTAGTTGCACAAAACTTTCAGGGAGCTGAACTCTCTTTTAGTCCCTCAGCTTCTCAGAACAGCACATTCCAGGTGCAGCTGCCTAGTGTTGAGACACCAGCCCGTTCCCTGAAAAGCTGCTCTGGCACACAGACGTCCGCACCCTTGGGCTCCCTGCAGGCGGTACCTGTATGGATTGATCTGTATCAGCCAGTGAGGAAACTTAGTGTAAAGCATGCATTTTAATCTTGTGTCATGTAATATGCCCTCCCCGCCAGCTTCCTGTCCTATTAGGTATGCTTAGATTCTTCATTTTTGCTCATTTAGAAACTGTAGTAGCTCCAGAGCAACAGACCTTTTCAGGTTCCTAGTTCTTACTCTCTTATCAAGTTGCAAATAATTGGTATCTCACACTTATCATTTGAATTGAAATTTGCTTGGTGGGAAACATATGGGTTTGTGCATCTTTTTCATCTAGCAGCACACGGTTAAATTACActcccacagcagagctgtgggaaggGACCTGGAGGCCTCCAACATAACCTCTGCTCTGAGGAGGTCTGTCTCAGCACCAGGGCCTTGTCCAGCCCTCAACGCTCTGGGCCAGAGCCACCCACCTCTCTGGGGCCCTGTCCCAGGGTTGCAGCATCCACGTGGGGAAGGAGCGTTCCCTAATGTCCAAGTTGAATCTCCCAAACCATaggtaaaaagagaaaaggcagttGAACTCTGTTTAcgtgtgggggaaaaaaaaatttgttcttaAATGATGAAGCAAAGGGAATGAACTGAAGGGACCGAAAGATTTGGTGTCCAGAAACAAGCCTTAGGACAAGCAGAAGTCTGTCTCTCACAAGACTTCCTTGGAAGAAGTAGCCCTGGCTGCGAACGCTGCACCAGCCGAGCCAACAGGGATGGAGAAAGCACCCTCTGCCCTACATGAGAAGTTGCTCTTGCCAAATACTGGCTGAACACTTCTCACAGGTGCTTCGCCTCTGACTTCTACCGCAACAGCCTTTGGCTCCCTGGCAGCAAGCCACCGTTATTTAAATCATCTTTTATTCACGTCTTGAAAACTAGAGCGTGGTTAACTTTCTGGCGTTAatcccccagcagcagggaggagccAGACCACAGGAGCCCTGGCACCACACAGGCTCAGAGCCCCTCACACCGAGCTGTGGCCGAGTGGTTGAAGTGGGTTGATCATTCACTTGGGTCAGTTTGACCCCCAGCCACGAGGTTAGGCAAAGCAATGCTGAGTCAGCACAGGCTGTCAGGAAGGGAGTTGCAGGGAATATTAAccccctctgctgccttcagaTTAAGGGTCAGTTTGAGCCCCGAGTCATGGCGAGATCAGattttacacagaaagaaaagcccttGGGTGCAAGCCGGGCAGAGCCCTGTTGTTGGCTGTGGCAGGCAGAGCGTCTGGCGTTGCACGAGGGCTGTGTGCAGCAAGAGCAGAGATTGAAGATGTGCTCATGCTGGAGACGGCCAAGTGCTGGATGAGTGCCATGCAATCCCTACCTGGGTATTGTAGCCATGGGAAATACTGCCTTCTCTTAGCAGGTTTTGGTAGCCAAGTGCTTTCTTCTTAGCTAATGGCTTTGCTTTGATTCTTGCATTGTTTTccatggaggggaaaaaaaaaaccccaaaaacccaaaaaaacccaaaccccaaaccttgCTTACTCACTGTTGCTGTCTCCTAGCATTGCTGCTGGATCTTGTGCTGGTGGCAGTGGTGAAAGGGCTCATCAAGCGGCCACGGCCCACCCACAACAAGATGGACATGTTCGTCACCATCTCAGTGGACAAGTACTCCTTTCCGTCGGGCCACGCCACCAGAGCTGCCCTGGTCTGCCGCTTCATCCTGCGCCACTTGGTGCTCGCCGTCCCGCTGCGGGTCCTGGTGGTGCTCTGGGCTCTCATCGTCAGCGTTTCAAGGGTCATGCTGGGCAGGCACAACATGACGGACGTGCTCTTTGGTTTGCTGCTGGGCTACGCGCTGTACAGCGTGGTGGAGTACTGCTGGCTGTCCCCGCTCAGCGCGCCTGCCCTCTTTGCGCTCTGGAGCCGTTGATGGCTGGGTCCGTCCTAAAGGAGAGGGCGTGCACCTGGTTTTCTAAGCGCACACAGAGAGGGGATGCTGGGACTTGAACTCATCCTAGACCCCATCTATCCAGCCAAGACTTCAACACTAGCGGTGCTGCAGGGTCGTGGGCCTGCACTTGGACGTTTGGTGCTGTCTTGCCCTCCCGATGGGCTGTCAGCCAGGGTGCGCACTGGCCAAGCAGCTGCACTGACTGTTCTCCTGTGAAAAACCAgtccctgcagagcctggggagGGCTCGGCACATTCATCTGGCAGCTCACTGCTGATACTGTGAATCTGCATGCTCTTGCTGGGCACCTGCTGCATTAGCCCATGGTGCATGTGGTAGCTGCGGCTTTACAGATTTGTCTGCAATCGCCTGTGTCTCTGTATGCTGTAAATACACTGATCGCATTGCTGTTGTGAGCCTGCCCTGCACAGCCTGCTCCATAATGTCTGCCTGGAGGGGACTCACTGGGGTCTGCCCTCAGCTTTATAAAGAGCTCTGCCTTCCTAAGCAATGCGTCTCTTCCCTATTGCTCTCAATCAAGTACTGCACTGAGGCCAGATCTTAAGCAATGAGGACACAGGCACCTGGCTCCCAGTGCCATGGGGAAAGGATGGTGTGGCCGAGGGTTTGGTCCATCCATGCCATCTTGAAGACAGTGGGTAACGGGggaggcagctcccagcagcagcctgctcctgaAGCCCTTGTGCAGAGCTTCACagctccttttcccctccacagGATTTTCAGTCTCCCACGGGGTACAGCACATTCACAGCAATTCCTGTTTGTCAGCATGTTACCAATGCTGCTGACAGCGTACTGCAGAGTGAGCCCCTTCCCCATAGCCCAGCAGCCAGCAATACACCCTCGCCCAGGCTGCTGGGCAGCCACAGGAGCTGAGCCTTACCTGCACCTCCTGCAGCAAGAGGCCCTGGCTCTGCCAACCACCGCCACAGCTCCCCGTGCTCCGGGCAGGCTGGCTCTCCTACCCTGGCAGCCTGTTTTTCATAGAGGACTGCTTGTCCTTGGCAGGAGGGGACCGTGAGGAGCCTCTGTAACaagccggggctggggctgagactgagccagaaaagcagagaaccCACATCAACAGGGAccacagccaggcagggaaTGAG is a window of Gymnogyps californianus isolate 813 chromosome 8, ASM1813914v2, whole genome shotgun sequence DNA encoding:
- the PLPP6 gene encoding polyisoprenoid diphosphate/phosphate phosphohydrolase PLPP6, translating into MPSPRSSRERRAGSSSRLEFLSLVSQRSPGTPDSPSRRKESGSSAAAPLPEEDCMKLNPSFLGIALSSLLAIDLWASKRLGVCAGEGSAWGSARPLMKVIEISGHGIPWVLGTFYGLCQSDSSAAREVLLNLLFALLLDLVLVAVVKGLIKRPRPTHNKMDMFVTISVDKYSFPSGHATRAALVCRFILRHLVLAVPLRVLVVLWALIVSVSRVMLGRHNMTDVLFGLLLGYALYSVVEYCWLSPLSAPALFALWSR